ACGAGACGCCGCGGGCGTTGAGGTAGACGGCGTCCTTCAGGTGCCAGGCCGTGGTGGTGCAGCCCTCGCACTGCCCCTGGTGCGGCGCGCCGTCGTACCACATGTGCTTGTAGACCACGAGCTCGTCACGGCCCTGGAACAGGTCCAGGAACGGCACCGGGCCGTCGGGTCCGACGACCTCGACCGTCCCGTCGAACTCCACCATAGGCAGGCGGCGGCGGGCCGCGGCGAGGGCGTCGCCCTGGCGGGTGTGGGCCTTCTCGCGGACCAGAAGCTCGTCACGGGCCGCTTGCCAGGTGGCCAGGTCGACGACGGGCGGCCGGCCGGGCAGCGCGGTGGTCGGGTCACTCGGTGCGGTCGTCATGGTGTCCTCCGTGGTATCTCATGCCGGGCAGCGTCGTACGGGTCCTACGACTGTCACCAGAACAGACTCGCGACCCGGCCAAAACTCATCGCCGGCAAGTTCACGGACGCGTTCTCACCGCCGGGGCGCCAGACCCAGCAGCGCGGGCAGGTCCGCGAAGGAGCCGATCACATGATCGGGCGTGCCACGGGCGGCCCGATGAGTTTCCGGCAAGTACTTGCCGGTCTGCACCAAAACCCCCGTGATCCCGGCGTCCTGCGCCGCCAGCACGTCGGACTCGATGTCGTCCCCGACCATCAGGGCCTCGTCCGGGCCCGCTCCGAGGTGCGCCAGCGCGGCCTCGAAGAACGCGGGCGACGGCTTGCCCGTGACCTCGGCCTCCGTACGCGCGGCCCGCTCCAGGCCGATCAGGAACGCGCCGGAGTCGAGACGCAGTCCGTCCTCGGTCCGCCAGTACAGATTGCGGTGCATCGCCACCAGCCGGGCACCGCGCTGGAGGTGACGGAAGGCCCCGTCGAGTGCCGCGTAGCCGAACTCGGGCCCGGCCCCGCCGACGACCACGACATCCGCGACGTCGTCCGTCCCGGCCGGGTCCAGGAGGGTGACGTCCCCGAGATCCTCGCGGATGTCACCGCTGTTGAGCAGGACGCAGCGCGCGCCGGGCCAGTGCTCGGCGAGATGGGCGGCGGTGACGGCGGGCGCGGTCAGGATGTCCTCCGCGGCCACGGGGAACCCCGCGTCCTCCAGCGCCGCGGCGATCGACGCCCGGGTCCGGGACGTCGTGTTGGTGACGAGAGCCACCGCGAGACCCGCCTGCCGGATCTCCCGCAGTGCCTCGACCGTCCCCGGCAACGGCCGCCACGAGACGGTGAGCACCCCGTCGATGTCGATCAGCACGGCACGCACGGATTCCATGCCCGGACGATAGCCGCCGCCCGCCCGGGAAGGCGGCCTGAACCCGGCGTCCTGTCCGCCGTCCGGGCCTCGTAGGCTCGGCGCCATGCCTTCGCACGTCCTCATCCTCGGCGGCACCGCCGAGGCCCGGGAGCTGGCCGCCGTACTCGCGGCCCGCCGCGGTCTCCGTGTCACCACCTCGCTCGCCGGGCGCGTGGCCAGGCCGGGAGCGATCACGGGGGACGTACGGATCGGCGGCTTCGGCGGCGCGGAGGGGCTGGCCGACTGGCTGCGCGAGCAGCACGTGGACGCCCTCGTCGACGCCACGCATCCCTTCGCCGAGACGATCACCGCCAACGCCGCGCGGGCCGCCGCGGCGACCGGGCTGCCGCTGGTCGTGCTGCGCCGCCCGGGCTGGCGGCCCGGCCCCGAGGACCGCTGGCACCTGGTCACGTCGTTGGACACGGCCGCGGACCTGCTGCCGCGGCTGGGCCGACGGGTGTTCCTCACCACGGGCCGCATGGGCCTGGCGGCCTTCGCCCATCTGACGGAGCTGCACTTCGTCGTACGGTCGGTGGAACTGCCCGCGCCCCCGATGCCGCCGCACACCGAAGTGCTCCTCGCCCGCGGGCCGTTCACGGTCGCCGACGAGTCGGCGCTGCTCCACGACCACTGCATCGACGTCCTGGTGACCAAGGACAGCGGGGGAGTGGCGACGGCGGCCAAGCTGACGGCCGCGCGGGAACTCGCGCTGCCCGTCGTGGTCGTACGACGGCCGCCGCTCCCGGAAGACATGACCGCGGTCCCCGACGTGGCATCCGTTCTGGCGCGCCTCGGCCTCGACTCTCCGTAGGGGCGTCCGCCGACTCTCCGTAGGGCGCCCGCTCGCGCGGCGAGACCTACTCGTCCTTCGGGTGACGGCGCAGCAGATACGTGTCCATGATCCAGCCCTTGCGCTCCCGGGCCTGCGCGCGCAGCCGCTCGATGCGCGGGGCGGCCTCGGCGATCGGACCGGCGGCCAGGATCTCGTCCGGGGTGCCGATGTAGGCGCCCCAGTAGATGTCGATGTCCTGGTCGGCGTACTGCCGGAAGGTCTGGTGGGCGTCGAGCATCACGACCACGTCGTCCACGCCCTCGGGGAAGCCCTCGGCGAGGCGCCGGCCGGTGGTGATCTGCACGGGCCGCGCCACCCGGTTGAGCCCGGTCCGATGACGGGCGACGAGTGCCGAGACACTGCTGATGCCCGGCACGACCACGTACTCGAAGTCCACCGCACCCCGGTCGAGGATCTCCTCCAGGATCCCGAGCGTGCTGTCGTACAGCGCGGGATCCCCCCACACCAGGAACGCGCCGCTCTCGTCCTCGCCCAGCTCCTCGGCGATCAGCCGCTCGTAGATGTCCGCGCGGGCGCTGCGCCAGTCGCCGACGGCCGGAGAGTACGCGGCGCCGCCGGCGGCCCGGTCGCGCTCCGGGTCGCGCGCCTCGACCACGCGGTACGTCCCCTGCGGCACATGCGCGTCGAGCATGTCCCGGCGCAGCCCCACCAGGTCCGCCTTCACCTCGCCCTTGTCCAGGACGAAGAACACGTCCGTGCTCCGCAGGGCCTTGACCGCCTGGAGGGTGAGCTGGTCGGGGTCGCCCGCGCCGATACCGATGACATGAATCTTCCGCACGCCCCGAGTCTGCCGTACGGCACTGACAGCGAGGACACCGCGTCGATGCCGGGCGACCGTGCCGCCCGGGCCGGGTGGTGTTCCGCCCGCTGGACAGGCCCTAAGCACCCCGCAGCCGCGGCGCCCGCGCCCCCGCGTCCACCGCCTCGCCCCCCGCCTCCACAACCCCCGCCAGCTCCCGCGCCCACACGACCAGCCCCGCCAGATCCATCCCGTACGGCCGCTGCCGCTCACCGGCCGACGCCCACTCCTCTACGGCCCCGGCCCCGCGCCGCAGCAACCGGGCCCCGCCCATGACGTTCCCCCGGGCCGCGTGAGTGAGCCCCACAGCCAGCTGTGCCAGCCCCCGCCACAGGGCCCGCTCCTCCTCGGGGCCCGACTTCCAGGCGTCCTCGAACACCTCGTGCGCGTGGAACGGCTTCCCCGCGTCCAGCAGCTCCTGCGCCTCGGCGACGGTCTGTGCCGGAGTGCGCACGACGCCCTCCGGCTGCCGTTCCACCCCGTCCGCGCCGTACGGCAGCGGCCGCCCGAGCCCGTCCCGGGGCCGGGCGTTGCGCGCCCGCCCCGCGTCGTCCCGGTCCCGCGCGCCGACCCGCCGTCCTGAGGATTCACTGCCCATACGCCGATTGTCCCGCGCCCCTCGCCACCAGCCCGCGTCCGCCCCCCGCCCGCTTCGGCCGGGCCCCCGACGTGGGGTAAAGTGCTGTTCGCGCGACCCCGCGGTTTGCCGCGGGAAGCGACCGGGACGTGGCGCAGCTTGGTAGCGCACTTGACTGGGGGTCAAGGGGTCGCAGGTTCAAATCCTGTCGTCCCGACCAGCTTTGTTGCAGGTCGGAGGCCGTTCTCCCGCTTATGGGAGGGCGGCTTTTCCCGTTCCCGGAGGGCTGGTGGTCGCAGGCCGGGTGCCAGGCCGGTTCGCGGTGGTGCAGAAGCCGGGTGGGGCTGTTGCCGGAGCCGGTCGAGGACGGCGCGCGGCCGCAGCGGTTGGCCGTCGGGTCGGCAGAAGACCAGTCCTGTTAAGGGGGGCGCGGGGATCGCTATGAGCCCGGGGCGCTGACCGGGCCCGGTATCGGAGGGCGGCGGCGATTCGTGGGGCGACCACCAAGCCCGCCATGCCACCCGTGACCAGCACGTTTCCCTTGGCCGTAGCCGGTCAGCGCGGCGACCGCCAAGTCGAATGCTTCGCACCCTGTGGAAACTGGAGGTCATGCGGCACGCACTCGGCGACCAGCCGATCACCGTCACCAGCGGCTTCCGGTTGTACGCCTGCAACAGCGCCGTGGGCGGTGCGAGCACCAGCCGCCACCTGCACGGCGAAGCCGCCGACCTCGGTGGCGACCCGCACTCCCTGCGCACCCTCGCCAGACAGGCCCGCAACCGCGAATTCCGGGGCATCCTCGGCCCTGGCCACGACGACCACACGCACGTTGACCACCGAACCAGTCGGTACTGGTCGGCGCCCACCTGCGGCATCTGAGGCGCGGGCCGGATGAGAAGAGGGTTCCCCGGCACGCAAGGGGAACCCACTCGCGGTAATCCCGCCGGCGGACACCGTGCGGCTGGAACGCAGCGCCTACGCGAAACCTTCGGATGCCCTGCCCTTCGGCACCGATATCGCCCACACCGGTGAGTGCCCCGCTGAGTCACCATGGCGCTGGTCGGCTGCCCCTGGGCCGCAGGGTCTTCAAACGCGGGCGAGGGCTCAGTTCTCCTGGATCACGGACAGGACGTTGCCCGCCGGGTCCGTGAACCAGGCGATCGCCGCTGGACCCCCGGGGCCCCGGACGATGCCCTTGGCGTCGGACTCGAACTCCGGGTAGCGCTTCATGCTCACGCCCCGCTGCGCCAGCCCGTCGACGGCCGCCTCGATGTCGTCCACGGGGAAGTTCAGGATCGTGAAGCTCGCGGGTGTGTGGTTGTCCTTGGGGTAGACAAAGACGCTTGCGCCGCTGCCCAGCTTGATCGTGAGCATCCTCATGTCGCCCTGCCCGCCCTCCTCCACCTGGAGGCCGAGGGTCTCGCCGTAGAACTGGCGGGCCTTGCCGAGGTCGTCGACCGAGAAGCCGCTGAACGCCTTCGACTGTGCGAACATGCCGTTGTCTCCTTCGCGTGTTCCGTCCCGGATTTCCGAGGCCACTCCCAGCGGACCACCACACGGACACCCGCCTCGCGGGCTCGCGTCCGGATGGTCGCCGAGCGTCACCCTCAGGGAGCGATCGGCAGCCGGTGTTCGTGATCGGTGAGCTCCTCCCGGCAGACGTGCGAAGCGCCCTGCAGTCGGGTGCGTAGGGGCGGCAGCTGGAAGGCGGTCAGCCAGTCGTGGGCGGTGATGTGACGAGGACTACCGGCGAGCCCAGATCGCGCACCGATGAGTTTCCCGCGCCCCACTGGTCCATACACCGGACACCGACGGACGGAAGGCTGGGCCATGCGGAAATTGATCTACGGCATGAACGTGACCCTGGACGGCTACATCGCCGCGCCCGGCGACGACATCGGCTGGAGCGTGCCGAGCGACGAGCTGTTCCAGTTCTGGTCCGACCAGTTGCAGGCGACCGACCTGTCGCTGTACGGGCGCAAGCTGTGGCAGACGATGAGCTCCTACTGGCCGACCGGCGACCAGCAGCCCAACGCCACCCCGGCGGAGATCGAGTTCGCGCGCCGCTGGCGGGACATGTCGAAGGTGGTGTTCTCCTCGACGATCGACAAGGTCGACTGGAACACCCGCCTGGTCACCGGCGACGCGGTCGCCGAGATCACCCGGCTCAAGGCCGAGGACGGCGGCCCGATGGACATCGGCGGCGCGACGCTCGCCGGGGCGGCCATGCGGGCCGGGCTGATCGACGAGTACGTGCTGGCCACCGCGCCGGTCCTGGTGGGCGGCGGCACGCCGTTCTTCGCCGCGCTGGACAACTGGGTGAACCTGAACCTGGTGGAGACGCGGACGTTTCCCGGCGGCGTGATCCTGACCAGGTACGAGACGAGGCGCTGAGCAGCAGCACCCCACGCGCTAGGTGTAGTTATCAGCTCACCGCGTCGGCCCTGCCGGGACCGTCGGCATGGCGGAAGCCGCCCGTGCGGTGGCTGCCGCCGATGAAGCGCACGCAGCCACCGCACGGGGAGGGCGGAAGGTCACTCCACTTCGGCCGCCGCGGCTTCCGGGCGCGGTCGGCGCGGGATGCCGAGGGCGAACAGGGCGCCCGCGAGGACGACCGCGACGCCGACCCACACCGCGGGGCGCAGCCCGTCGACGAACTGCTGGGGGTCCCGCGTGCTGCCGTGCGCCACGAACACGGTGCTCAGGACGGCGATGCCGAGCGCTCCGCCGACCTCCCGGACGGTGGTGTTGGCACCGGACGCCTTGCCCGCGTGCTCCTTGGCGACCGAGCCGAGCACCACCGCGGCCGTCGGGGCGAACACGAAGCCCATGCCGATGCCGGCCACGATCATCGGGCCGACCAGGGAGGAGTACGCGGTGTCGGTGTCCGCGACGAGGTTGATCCAGCCGAGGCCCACACCCTGGAGGAAGAGCCCGAGGGCCATCAGGCGGCCGCCGCCGACCTTGTCGGTGAGGAGGCCGGCGACAGGGGCGACGAACATCGGCATCAGGGTCCAGGCGAGCGTGCGCACACCTGCCTCCAGCGGCGTGCGCGGGGGCACGATCTGGAGGTACTGGGCGAGCAGGAAGAGGGAGCCGAAGACGCCGAAGTACATGGCCGCGGAGACGACGTTGGTCAGGGTGAAGGCCCGTACGCGGTAGAAGGACAGCGGCAGCATCGGCTGCGGTGCCCTGGCCTCCCAGGCGACGAACGCGGCCAGCAGCACCGCGCCGCCCGCGAACGCGCCGAGCACGGTTCCCGAGGTCCAGCCGTCGGTCTCGCCGTGCACGATGCCCCACACGACCGCGCACAGTCCGGCGGCGGCCAGCAGCATGCCGGCGAGGTCGAGCCGGATGCCGGGAAGCGAGCTCTCGCGCAGCGCGAACAGGACCAGCGGGATGGCGATCACGCACACCGGCACGTTGATCCAGAAGATCCAGCGCCAGTCCAGGCCGTCGACCACGGCACCGCCCACCACCGGGCCCATCGCGACGGCCAGACCGCTCACGCCGGACCACACACCGAGCGCCATGCCGCGCAGCCTGTCCGGCACGGCATGCGACAGCAGCGTCAGCGACAGCGGCATGACGGCCGCGGCCCCGAAGCCCTGGATCGCGCGGAAGGTGATCAGCTGCTCGCTGGTGTCCGCCAGGCCGCAGCCTATGGAGGACAGCGTGAACACGATGATGCCGAGCACGAAGATCCGGCGGCGGCCGAAGCGGTCACCGAGCGCGGCACCCGTCATCAGCAGGCAGGCGAAGCTGAGGACGTAGGCGTTGACGAACCACTGGAGCTGCTGGGTGGTGGCGTCGAGGTCGACGGCGAGGGTGTGCAGCGCGGTCGAGACGACGAGGTTGTCGAGCGCGACCATGAACATGGGCACGCTGGCCGCGACGATGGCGAGCCACAGCGGCACGCGCCGGCCCTCGCTGGGCGGCGGGGCCGCTTCCTCGACGTCCGGGGTCTTTTCGGAGAGCGTCATGGGGGGGGAACTCCTGTAGGGGACTGCGGGGGGAGAGAGAAAGTCAGGCCGCCGTGGGCCCGTCGGTGTGCTGCGCGTCCGAGCGCTCCTGCTCGGCCAGCCGGCGCCGGGCGTCCGCCCAGCCGATGGGCAGGTCCGCCGCCGGCACCTCCCAGAACGTGAACACCGAGCGCCGCATCGTGGACCGCAGTCCGTTCATGATCGACCGGTGCGGCTCGGTCTTCGCGTACGTGTAGAGGGCCTCCTTGTCCTCCCATGCGGACAGCGTCCAGAAGGTGCGCTTGAGCGGTTGGGCGATCAGGGAGGCGCCGAACGCGCCGGGCGCGCCGGTCACCTGCTTCCAGGCGGTGAGCGACCGCAGGAAGAAGCGGGGGACGTCGACGAAGGAACGGACCTCCAGGCGGGATGCCATCACGAACGCCTCGGCGTCCGGAGCAGGGGCGTTGACGGTGGTCCAGCGCAGGGTGGGCATGGCTGCGGCCTTCTTCCGGCAGAGGCAGGCAGGGGCAGAGGGAAGGGGGACGGAGGGCCTCTGAGGGCCTTTGGATACCTCCACTATCCATGTTAGACAGTGGAAGTGTCCAATGACCAGAGCGGAGCCGTCCCGATGCGCTTGTCCGACCTGAGCCGCCGCAGCGGCGTCTCCGTCACGACGATCAAGTACTACCTGCGCGAGGGCCTGCTCCCGCCAGGCCGGCAGCTGTCCGCCACCCAGGCCGAGTACGACGAACAGCACCTGCGCAGGCTGCGGTTGATCCGTGCGCTGATCGGTGTCCGGGGCCTGTCCGTCAGCACCACCCGCGACGTCCTGCGGGCGGTGGACGAGCACACCGGCGACACCCACATCCTGCTCGGTCTCGCCCTCGGCTCGATCCGGATCACGGAGGAGCCCGAGGCGGACGCCCCGGAACCGGCCGAAGTGGAGGCGCTCATCAAGGAGCTGGGCTGGCAGGTGCACGAGGCCGCACCGGCCAGGGACACCCTCGCCGAGACCCTGACCTCGCTGCGCACGCTCGGCAGCCCGTTGGACTGGCGCGCGCTGCTGCCGTACGCGCGGCTGGCCGAAGGGACCGCTGCCGTCGACCTCGACCAACTGGAGGGGATCGACGACCCGTTGGAGGTGGCGGAACGCGCGCTGCTGGTGACCGTCCTCCTGGAACCCGCGCTGCTGGCGCTGCGGCGCATGGCCCAGGAGAACGAGTCGGCACGGCGGCACGCCGAGGACTGAGATCGGCTCAGCCCAGCTCGCTCAGGAGCTGAGCCGC
The nucleotide sequence above comes from Streptomyces sp. NL15-2K. Encoded proteins:
- a CDS encoding DUF309 domain-containing protein, producing the protein MGSESSGRRVGARDRDDAGRARNARPRDGLGRPLPYGADGVERQPEGVVRTPAQTVAEAQELLDAGKPFHAHEVFEDAWKSGPEEERALWRGLAQLAVGLTHAARGNVMGGARLLRRGAGAVEEWASAGERQRPYGMDLAGLVVWARELAGVVEAGGEAVDAGARAPRLRGA
- a CDS encoding DUF3291 domain-containing protein, whose translation is MPTLRWTTVNAPAPDAEAFVMASRLEVRSFVDVPRFFLRSLTAWKQVTGAPGAFGASLIAQPLKRTFWTLSAWEDKEALYTYAKTEPHRSIMNGLRSTMRRSVFTFWEVPAADLPIGWADARRRLAEQERSDAQHTDGPTAA
- the cobF gene encoding precorrin-6A synthase (deacetylating), whose translation is MRKIHVIGIGAGDPDQLTLQAVKALRSTDVFFVLDKGEVKADLVGLRRDMLDAHVPQGTYRVVEARDPERDRAAGGAAYSPAVGDWRSARADIYERLIAEELGEDESGAFLVWGDPALYDSTLGILEEILDRGAVDFEYVVVPGISSVSALVARHRTGLNRVARPVQITTGRRLAEGFPEGVDDVVVMLDAHQTFRQYADQDIDIYWGAYIGTPDEILAAGPIAEAAPRIERLRAQARERKGWIMDTYLLRRHPKDE
- a CDS encoding cobalt-precorrin-6A reductase, whose protein sequence is MPSHVLILGGTAEARELAAVLAARRGLRVTTSLAGRVARPGAITGDVRIGGFGGAEGLADWLREQHVDALVDATHPFAETITANAARAAAATGLPLVVLRRPGWRPGPEDRWHLVTSLDTAADLLPRLGRRVFLTTGRMGLAAFAHLTELHFVVRSVELPAPPMPPHTEVLLARGPFTVADESALLHDHCIDVLVTKDSGGVATAAKLTAARELALPVVVVRRPPLPEDMTAVPDVASVLARLGLDSP
- a CDS encoding MFS transporter, encoding MTLSEKTPDVEEAAPPPSEGRRVPLWLAIVAASVPMFMVALDNLVVSTALHTLAVDLDATTQQLQWFVNAYVLSFACLLMTGAALGDRFGRRRIFVLGIIVFTLSSIGCGLADTSEQLITFRAIQGFGAAAVMPLSLTLLSHAVPDRLRGMALGVWSGVSGLAVAMGPVVGGAVVDGLDWRWIFWINVPVCVIAIPLVLFALRESSLPGIRLDLAGMLLAAAGLCAVVWGIVHGETDGWTSGTVLGAFAGGAVLLAAFVAWEARAPQPMLPLSFYRVRAFTLTNVVSAAMYFGVFGSLFLLAQYLQIVPPRTPLEAGVRTLAWTLMPMFVAPVAGLLTDKVGGGRLMALGLFLQGVGLGWINLVADTDTAYSSLVGPMIVAGIGMGFVFAPTAAVVLGSVAKEHAGKASGANTTVREVGGALGIAVLSTVFVAHGSTRDPQQFVDGLRPAVWVGVAVVLAGALFALGIPRRPRPEAAAAEVE
- a CDS encoding dihydrofolate reductase family protein, which produces MRKLIYGMNVTLDGYIAAPGDDIGWSVPSDELFQFWSDQLQATDLSLYGRKLWQTMSSYWPTGDQQPNATPAEIEFARRWRDMSKVVFSSTIDKVDWNTRLVTGDAVAEITRLKAEDGGPMDIGGATLAGAAMRAGLIDEYVLATAPVLVGGGTPFFAALDNWVNLNLVETRTFPGGVILTRYETRR
- a CDS encoding VOC family protein encodes the protein MFAQSKAFSGFSVDDLGKARQFYGETLGLQVEEGGQGDMRMLTIKLGSGASVFVYPKDNHTPASFTILNFPVDDIEAAVDGLAQRGVSMKRYPEFESDAKGIVRGPGGPAAIAWFTDPAGNVLSVIQEN
- a CDS encoding MerR family transcriptional regulator, which encodes MRLSDLSRRSGVSVTTIKYYLREGLLPPGRQLSATQAEYDEQHLRRLRLIRALIGVRGLSVSTTRDVLRAVDEHTGDTHILLGLALGSIRITEEPEADAPEPAEVEALIKELGWQVHEAAPARDTLAETLTSLRTLGSPLDWRALLPYARLAEGTAAVDLDQLEGIDDPLEVAERALLVTVLLEPALLALRRMAQENESARRHAED
- a CDS encoding HAD-IIA family hydrolase; this encodes MESVRAVLIDIDGVLTVSWRPLPGTVEALREIRQAGLAVALVTNTTSRTRASIAAALEDAGFPVAAEDILTAPAVTAAHLAEHWPGARCVLLNSGDIREDLGDVTLLDPAGTDDVADVVVVGGAGPEFGYAALDGAFRHLQRGARLVAMHRNLYWRTEDGLRLDSGAFLIGLERAARTEAEVTGKPSPAFFEAALAHLGAGPDEALMVGDDIESDVLAAQDAGITGVLVQTGKYLPETHRAARGTPDHVIGSFADLPALLGLAPRR